One region of Solanum pennellii chromosome 6, SPENNV200 genomic DNA includes:
- the LOC107021131 gene encoding phosphoenolpyruvate carboxylase kinase 1-like has translation MSESLKRNYCVGEELGRGRFGTVFKCYSSATGEPFAVKSIDKRLIADDAIDRQCLYNEAKIMHLLSPNPYVVRVFDIYEDDTHLDMVLELCNSGDLFQRLSSQPIFSESNAVDVMVPLMKAIAHCHRLGVAHRDIKPDNILFTDSNELKLADFGSAECFHEGQLMSGVVGTPYYVAPEVLAGRNYSEKIDIWSAGVILYIMLAGVPPFFGDSASEIFESVLRANLRFPPRIFHSVSPAAKDLLRRMLSKDVSRRFSAEQVLRHPWMTSNGEIRTVTPF, from the exons ATGAGTGAGTCACTGAAGCGAAATTATTGTGTGGGTGAAGAGTTAGGAAGGGGACGATTCGGCACCGTTTTCAAGTGTTACTCGTCGGCGACCGGTGAGCCATTCGCCGTCAAGTCTATCGACAAGCGCCTAATCGCCGATGACGCCATAGATCGACAATGTCTTTACAACGAAGCGAAAATTATGCACTTACTTTCGCCAAATCCTTATGTTGTTCGTGTTTTCGATATCTACGAGGACGATACTCACCTTGATATGGTTTTAGAGCTCTGCAACTCCGGCGATTTGTTCCAACGCCTCAGTAGTCAACCGATTTTCTCAGAGTCCAACGCTGTTGATGTCATG GTACCTCTAATGAAAGCAATAGCGCACTGTCACCGTCTCGGTGTAGCCCACAGGGACATCAAACCGGATAACATTTTATTCACCGACTCGAACGAACTGAAATTGGCTGATTTTGGATCGGCGGAGTGTTTCCATGAGGGCCAGCTGATGAGCGGCGTGGTTGGAACGCCGTATTATGTGGCGCCAGAGGTTTTAGCTGGGAGAAACTACAGTGAGAAGATCGATATTTGGAGTGCTGGtgttattttgtatataatgcTTGCCGGAGTTCCACCTTTCTTTGGTGACTCGGCTTCAGAGATCTTCGAGTCTGTGCTCAGAGCTAACCTTAGGTTTCCGCCTAGGATCTTCCATTCAGTATCGCCGGCGGCGAAGGATTTGCTTCGGAGAATGCTCTCTAAAGACGTTTCTAGAAGATTCTCTGCTGAACAAGTTCTCA GGCATCCATGGATGACTAGCAACGGAGAAATCAGAACAGTTACACCATTTTAG
- the LOC107023754 gene encoding serine/threonine-protein phosphatase PP1 isozyme 2-like: MDILALDDIIHRLLEVRGRPGKQVQLSEAEIRQLCLKSREIFLKQPNLLELDAPIKICGDIHGQYSDLLRLFEYGGLPPKSNYLFLGDYVDRGKQSLETICLLLAYKIKYPENFFLLRGNHECASVNRIYGFYDECKRRFNVRLWKVFTDSFNCLPVAALIDEKILCMHGGLSPDLQHLDQIRNLQRPTDVPESGLLCDLLWSDPSKDVKGWGMNDRGVSHTFGPDKVTEFLQKLDLDLICRAHQVVEDGYEFFADRQLVTIFSAPNYCGEFDNAGAMMSVDETLMCSFQILKPAEKKPKFGFGSTTTTKNATPAKTKVISW; encoded by the exons ATGGATATTTTAGCACTTGATGATATAATCCATCGTTTGCTTGAAGTTCGTGGGAGACCTGGTAAACAAGTACAACTTTCTGAGGCAGAAATCAGACAGCTATGTCTCAAGTCAAGAGAAATTTTCTTGAAGCAGCCAAATCTTCTTGAGCTTGATGCACCCATCAAGATCTGcg GGGATATCCATGGTCAGTACTCAGATCTACTGAGGCTGTTTGAATATGGTGGATTACCTCCAAAATCCAATTACCTATTCTTGGGTGATTATGTTGATCGGGGGAAGCAAAGTCTGGAAACAATATGTCTTCTTCTtgcatataaaataaagtatccTGAAAACTTTTTCCTTCTGAGGGGAAACCATGAATGTGCGTCTGTGAATCGTATATATGGATTCTATGATGAGTGCAAGCGAAGGTTCAATGTTCGACTGTGGAAAGTATTTACAGATTCTTTTAACTGCCTCCCTGTGGCAGCTCTGATTGATGAAAAGATTTTGTGTATGCATGGTGGACTCTCTCCTGATCTTCAGCATTTGGATCAGATAAGGAACCTTCAACGACCAACTGATGTTCCAGAGAGCGGGTTACTCTGTGATCTTCTCTGGTCTGATCCTAGTAAAGATGTTAAAGGGTGGGGAATGAATGACCGGGGAGTTTCTCACACCTTTGGCCCTGATAAGGTGACAGAGTTTCTCCAGAAGCTAGATCTTGATCTTATTTGTCGTGCCCACCAG GTTGTGGAAGATGGATACGAGTTTTTTGCTGATAGACAACTTGTGACGATTTTTTCAGCTCCTAATTATTGTGGCGAATTTGATAATGCTGGTGCTATGATGAGTGTGGATGAGACTCTGATGTGTTCTTTTCAGATATTAAAGCCTGCAGAGAAGAAGCCAAAGTTTGGATTTGGGAGCACTACTACGACCAAAAATGCAACTCCAGCAAAAACTAAG GTCATTTCTTGGTAA